Below is a window of Salinibacter grassmerensis DNA.
GTGCCCCTGCCCGCGGTGGCCACGCAGAACGGCGAAACGCTCAAGCTTGGCGACGATCTCCTCGTCGTACGCCACCGTACGCCACCGCGCCGTGGCGACGGCCTCCCCTTCGACCCACCCCAGCACGTGCCGGCTCGTCGCGTCGTGCCCGTCCCACTCTTCATCGGGGGGACACTCCTGTTCTTCCACAAACACCTGCGTACGAATAGCGCGGGCCTTCTCCCAGTCCGCGTCGCGCTGTACAGGGGTCACGTTCATCGAGGCCATCGGACACCGGTCATTTCGCAAGAGACATTCTGCAGAAGACACGCACGCTGCGGGCAGATGCTCCGCGCTGCCTACGTGCCTTCGCCTTGATCTCTCCTACACGCCTGCACAGCATCATGCCTTCTTCCACCGACGCCTGGGGCCTCTGGGAAGACCGCTTCACGACCTTTCTCGACGCCCAGGCCTCCGACGCCGACGCGGCCCACGACCGTGCTCACGTTGAGCGTGTCGTGACGACGGCCCGTCGCCTGGCCCAGGACGAGACGGCCCAGATGGACGTCGTCGTGCCCGCCGCCTGGCTGCACGACTGCGTGGTCCTGCCGAAGGATGCCCCCGACCGTGCCGAAGCCGCCCGGCGCGCGGCGGACGCGGCCCGCGACTTTCTCGCGGACGAGGGGTATCCCGAACAGTGGATCCCCGACATCGAGCACGCCGTCGCCGCCCACAGCTACTCGGGCGACACCGAGCCCGAAACTGTCGAGGCGAAGGTTGTCCAGGACGCCGACCGGCTCGATGCCCTCGGGGCCATCGGCATCGCACGCTGCTTCACCGTGGGCGGGGCGCTGGACCGGTCGCTCTACAACCCCGACGACCCGTTCTGTGACGACCGCGATCCCGACGACGACACGTATACGCTCGACCACTTCTACGCCAAACTGCTACGCCTTCCCGAGACGATGCAAACCGAGGCGGGACACACCGAGGCCAAACGGCGTGCAGCGTACATGCGGTCGTACCTGAACCGGCTCGACGACGAGATCAGTGCGGCCTGAACCGATGCATTCTCTCGACACTGTGCATTTCTACTCGGTCGGGCTGTCTTGCATCCATCCCCGAACGGCGCTGAAGAAACTCCCCCCTTGCTGCGTCGATTCCAGAGCACGGATCGGATACATACATCTTCTAATCTCCCTTTTTCCTTATGGAATCGATTGAGAATCGCGTTGCCCAGGGCGAAATCGAGGTCTACAACCTGGCCGACCTCTGGGACGATCGACCCGTCACGGAGCTCGACATCAGCACGTTTCTCGTGGAGGGACTGATGTTGAAAGAGAAGGAGTTCCGGTCGGAGGTCGACGCACACGACTGGTCTCAGTACGCGGGCGAGCATGTCGCCCTGTACTGCTCGACGGACGCCATCGTGCCAACCTGGGGGTACATGCTGATCGCGTCGGAGCTTCGCGACATCGCGCAGTCCACCACCTTCGGCCGGGCCGACGACCTCCGGCGCGAATACTACGTGGCGGCGCTTGACGCGGAAGACTGGTCGGCCTACGAAGACAAGCCGGTCGTCATTAAGGGCTGTGGGGACGACGTGGTGCCGGAGATGGCCTATGTCCATGCCACACAGAAGATGCAGGGCGTGGCCCGCAAGCTGATGTACGGAGAGCCCTGCTCGTCCGTCCCCCTCTGGCGCCGGCCCCAAAAAGACGAGCCCAAGCCCGACGCCGAAGCCGTGGGCGTGAAGAAGCCGGACCTTCCCACCCCAAACGCGTAGACCATTGCCCCCTTCCCAAGGCCTCAGTCGCCCCACCCGAGGCATCCTCATTACCGCCTCGCCCGGACAACACACCCATCATGGACCTTGACCTGTCGAGCCAGACCATTCTCGTAACGGGGGCGAGCCGAGGCATCGGTCGGGCCACCGCCGAGGCCCTCGCCGAGACCGGGGCCACCGTGGCCGTCCACTACGGCCGGAGCGAAGACGCCGCAGCGGAGGTCGTAGAGGCCTGTGGTCGCGGCGCCCGCGCCTTCCAGGCCGACCTGTCGGCGCTGGAGGCGACGGACGCTCTGATCGAGCGCGTAGTCGATGCCTACGGGCAGCTCGACGCCCTGGTGCTCAACGCCGGCGTGGCCATTCCCACGCCTCTGGACGACGACACCCAGTCTTGGAGCAGCGCGTGGGCCAAAACGATGAACGTCAATCTCCGGGCCCCCGAACTGCTGTGTCGGCACGCCCTCAACCACTTCCGGTCCCGCTCGCCCTCCGACGGCCGCATCATCAGCGTGGCCTCGCGGGCGGCCTTCCGGGGCGATACGCCCGATTACATGACGTACGCGGCCTCAAAGGCCGGTCTGGTTGCGCTCACGCGTTCCATCGCCCGCGAATTTGGGGAGGACGAGATCAAGGCCTTCACGCTCGCGCCCGGCTTCACACGCACCGACATGGCACAGGACTTCATCGACGAGTACGGGGAGGCCCATGCCACGAGCGACCTTGCGCTCAACGAACTCACTGAGCCCGCGGACGTGGCCTCGGTCGTCGTTTTTCTCGCCAGCGGACACGCGGACCACGCCACCGGCACCACCATCGACGTCAACGCCGGCAGCTACGTCCACTAACCGACGCATCCGCCCTTCTCTCCCTTCGTCGTCGGTCTCGCTGGAAGTCTTCGTCGACACTCAGCCGGGACCTGCGGAGGCGACTACGCCTCTCCAATTCGCTTTAGAAAGCCGTCCACGACCGCGTTGAACGCCTCCGGGCGCTCGACCGGCAGTGCATGCCGGGCATCGCGCACGACAGCAAGCTCGGCCCGCGGCATCCGTGCCTTCATCTTCCTCTTTTTCGCCACTGGGGTATAGTCCTCATCCGAGGACACAAGTAGCGTGGGCACATCGATGCGGTGGAGGCGATCCGCAACGCTCCACCGCATGATCGCATCCATGGACCAGAGATAGGCCTGTTTGTCGTTTCCGGCCCAGCGCTCGACGAGCGTGCGGCGAAGCGCCTCCTGGCCCGGTTTCACGAACAGCTGGCGGGCGAGCAACTGCCCAACGCGCCGCATGCCGAGCGCCTGTACCGCCAGCCGACGCGAGACATAGAACCACACGTCACGCCACGAGTGGAGCCGCATGTCGGCGACACTGTTGACCACGACAAGGCCACGAAGAAGTCGTGGGGCACCGGCGGCTAGTTCGAGGGCAACCATGCCTCCCATGGACAGGCCCACCACGTGTGCAGGCCCCTCCGCATGCTTGCGCAGAAGCACGGCGACCTCCCTCGCAAACTGGGCGATGGAATACGGCCCCTCGCCCCGCCCAGAACGCCCATGGCCCCGCAGGTCGACCCGGAGAACACGGTAGCGATCGGCGAAGTCGTCGACCTGTGCGGCCCAGTCGCGACCGCTCGACCCCAGACCGTGCACGAACAGGAGAGGGGCTCCCCGTCCCCGATCGGTGTAGTAAAGACGTGTGCCGTCGGCGGTGTAGTGGGGCATACGAAGTGCGGAACGTCTGCAGGAGACCAAGCAGACGAAGCCTCTGGAACGAGGTTCGTTTCGTCTGGGGGCCCTCGGCGGGCCCACCGCCTCGACGCACCTTGCGTTCCGATTCCGGCACCGCTGGACAGGGGAAGCCTCA
It encodes the following:
- a CDS encoding GNAT family N-acetyltransferase — translated: MASMNVTPVQRDADWEKARAIRTQVFVEEQECPPDEEWDGHDATSRHVLGWVEGEAVATARWRTVAYDEEIVAKLERFAVLRGHRGQGHGTRLVRTVLDDARRAGFDAFLVHAQAHLQDWYEDLGFESTGRTFEEVGIPHVEMIRRE
- a CDS encoding HD domain-containing protein yields the protein MPSSTDAWGLWEDRFTTFLDAQASDADAAHDRAHVERVVTTARRLAQDETAQMDVVVPAAWLHDCVVLPKDAPDRAEAARRAADAARDFLADEGYPEQWIPDIEHAVAAHSYSGDTEPETVEAKVVQDADRLDALGAIGIARCFTVGGALDRSLYNPDDPFCDDRDPDDDTYTLDHFYAKLLRLPETMQTEAGHTEAKRRAAYMRSYLNRLDDEISAA
- a CDS encoding DUF2480 family protein, whose translation is MESIENRVAQGEIEVYNLADLWDDRPVTELDISTFLVEGLMLKEKEFRSEVDAHDWSQYAGEHVALYCSTDAIVPTWGYMLIASELRDIAQSTTFGRADDLRREYYVAALDAEDWSAYEDKPVVIKGCGDDVVPEMAYVHATQKMQGVARKLMYGEPCSSVPLWRRPQKDEPKPDAEAVGVKKPDLPTPNA
- a CDS encoding SDR family NAD(P)-dependent oxidoreductase — encoded protein: MDLDLSSQTILVTGASRGIGRATAEALAETGATVAVHYGRSEDAAAEVVEACGRGARAFQADLSALEATDALIERVVDAYGQLDALVLNAGVAIPTPLDDDTQSWSSAWAKTMNVNLRAPELLCRHALNHFRSRSPSDGRIISVASRAAFRGDTPDYMTYAASKAGLVALTRSIAREFGEDEIKAFTLAPGFTRTDMAQDFIDEYGEAHATSDLALNELTEPADVASVVVFLASGHADHATGTTIDVNAGSYVH
- a CDS encoding alpha/beta fold hydrolase; protein product: MPHYTADGTRLYYTDRGRGAPLLFVHGLGSSGRDWAAQVDDFADRYRVLRVDLRGHGRSGRGEGPYSIAQFAREVAVLLRKHAEGPAHVVGLSMGGMVALELAAGAPRLLRGLVVVNSVADMRLHSWRDVWFYVSRRLAVQALGMRRVGQLLARQLFVKPGQEALRRTLVERWAGNDKQAYLWSMDAIMRWSVADRLHRIDVPTLLVSSDEDYTPVAKKRKMKARMPRAELAVVRDARHALPVERPEAFNAVVDGFLKRIGEA